Proteins encoded together in one Chitinophaga sp. LS1 window:
- the feoB gene encoding ferrous iron transport protein B — translation MQATKTGKINIALVGNPNSGKSSLFNALTGLNQKVGNFPGVTVDKKTGAANISASLQANIIDLPGTYSLYPKSADELVTYDVLVNPQGEEIPDIILIIADASNLKRNLLFCSQIIDLKIPVIICLTMMDIARKKGVEIDEAGLERELGVPVVSINPRKNKGLPELKKIIELVTREKQAVPPRDFIDSRALAPELITDIKKIVPVKSDYAALHIAVNHNELHFLNKAQKETITQTIQTHQFNKTKVQADEIMQRYARIKHIMRNSVVEADPLQKQLQTEKIDDLLLHRFWGYVILLGIMAIMFQSIFWLASFPMDWIEGGFGALSGWLSDVLPQNQISDIFINGIIAGLGGIAVFVPQIMILFGFITILEDTGYMARISFLTDRLMRQVGLNGKSVMPLISGVACAVPAIMATRNIENRKERLITILITPLMSCSARLPIYTVMIALVIPNKPVLGILNLQGVVMMGLYLLGFVMALIIAAILKLFVRIKEKSYFIMELPVYRAPRWMNVGTTMLQKAKIFIMDAGKVIMVISIILWFLASYGPSKKMEAVAIKYEQLKAAQPDKIEALDREEAMEKLANSYAGGLGHAIEPAIRPLGFDWKIGIALITSFAAREVFVGTMATLYSVGESEEDNDATLRQKMSGATWRDGRPVYTLASGVSLMLFYAFAMQCMSTLAIVKRETKSWKLPAIQFVYMTALAYLSSLLAFQLLS, via the coding sequence ATGCAGGCTACAAAAACTGGAAAGATCAATATTGCGCTGGTAGGGAATCCGAATAGTGGCAAAAGCTCGTTATTTAATGCTTTGACAGGACTGAACCAGAAGGTTGGTAATTTCCCGGGGGTTACTGTTGACAAGAAAACGGGTGCGGCCAACATCTCTGCCTCACTTCAGGCCAACATTATTGACCTGCCCGGTACCTATAGCCTTTATCCCAAAAGTGCCGATGAATTAGTAACGTACGATGTACTGGTAAATCCTCAGGGAGAGGAAATTCCAGACATTATCCTCATTATTGCCGACGCTTCCAATCTAAAACGTAACCTCCTCTTTTGTTCCCAGATTATAGACCTGAAGATCCCCGTTATCATTTGTCTGACCATGATGGACATTGCCCGTAAGAAGGGTGTGGAAATCGATGAAGCTGGTCTGGAAAGAGAATTGGGTGTACCTGTGGTATCCATCAATCCCCGCAAGAACAAGGGGCTCCCGGAACTCAAAAAGATTATAGAACTCGTAACCCGGGAAAAACAGGCTGTTCCTCCCCGGGATTTTATAGATAGCCGCGCCTTGGCTCCTGAGCTGATCACCGATATCAAAAAGATAGTACCGGTGAAGAGTGATTATGCTGCTTTGCACATTGCCGTGAATCACAATGAACTGCACTTCCTGAACAAGGCACAAAAAGAAACCATTACCCAGACAATTCAGACCCACCAGTTTAATAAAACCAAGGTACAGGCGGATGAGATCATGCAGCGCTATGCGCGTATCAAGCATATCATGCGCAACTCGGTAGTAGAGGCCGATCCTTTGCAGAAACAGTTACAGACAGAGAAGATCGACGATCTGCTCCTGCACCGTTTCTGGGGGTATGTGATCCTGCTGGGGATCATGGCCATCATGTTCCAGAGCATTTTCTGGCTGGCGTCTTTTCCAATGGACTGGATTGAAGGTGGATTTGGCGCACTGAGTGGCTGGCTTTCTGACGTACTGCCACAGAATCAAATCTCCGACATCTTTATTAATGGTATCATCGCCGGTTTGGGTGGAATTGCGGTATTCGTACCACAGATCATGATCCTCTTTGGGTTCATCACCATTCTGGAAGATACCGGTTATATGGCCAGAATCAGTTTCCTCACAGATCGCCTGATGCGTCAGGTAGGTTTGAATGGGAAGTCTGTAATGCCGCTGATCAGTGGGGTGGCTTGTGCCGTACCTGCTATCATGGCAACACGTAATATTGAAAACAGAAAAGAAAGGCTGATTACAATTCTGATCACACCACTCATGAGTTGCTCTGCCCGTCTGCCTATTTATACTGTGATGATTGCCCTTGTAATTCCTAACAAACCTGTACTAGGCATTCTCAATTTGCAGGGTGTGGTGATGATGGGGCTATACCTGTTGGGTTTTGTAATGGCATTGATCATTGCAGCGATCCTGAAACTGTTTGTCAGGATAAAGGAAAAGAGCTACTTCATTATGGAACTGCCGGTATACCGTGCTCCCCGCTGGATGAATGTAGGCACCACCATGCTTCAGAAGGCAAAGATCTTTATTATGGATGCCGGTAAGGTGATCATGGTTATCTCCATTATCCTCTGGTTCCTGGCATCGTATGGACCTTCGAAAAAGATGGAGGCGGTCGCTATCAAATACGAACAACTAAAAGCCGCACAACCTGATAAAATTGAAGCCCTGGATAGGGAAGAGGCCATGGAAAAACTGGCGAATTCCTATGCTGGAGGATTGGGCCATGCAATAGAACCTGCTATCCGTCCACTGGGTTTTGACTGGAAGATCGGGATTGCATTGATCACTTCCTTTGCCGCCCGTGAGGTATTTGTGGGTACTATGGCCACGTTGTATAGTGTGGGTGAATCGGAAGAAGACAATGATGCAACTTTAAGACAAAAGATGAGCGGCGCTACCTGGAGAGATGGGCGACCAGTGTACACACTGGCGAGTGGCG
- a CDS encoding PadR family transcriptional regulator: MNIDNTQSQMRKGVLEFCILSIIKQGEAYPSDIIEKMKEAKLDILEGTLYPLLTRLKNAELLKYRWEESMSGPPRKYFSMTDKGEAFYLDLEKTWNELANAVHQLTSKQ, from the coding sequence ATGAACATAGATAACACACAATCACAGATGCGAAAGGGCGTGCTGGAATTCTGCATCCTGAGCATCATCAAGCAAGGAGAAGCTTACCCTTCAGATATCATAGAAAAAATGAAAGAAGCGAAGCTGGATATCCTGGAGGGCACTCTTTATCCTTTATTAACACGGTTGAAGAACGCAGAATTACTGAAGTACAGATGGGAAGAAAGTATGTCGGGGCCTCCAAGGAAATATTTCTCCATGACCGACAAAGGAGAGGCCTTTTATCTGGACCTGGAAAAGACCTGGAACGAACTGGCAAATGCGGTACATCAGCTAACAAGTAAACAATAA
- a CDS encoding PspC domain-containing protein, translating into MKKIININLASRLIPIEDSAYEILRQYLDSLKKYFAREEGADEIVSDIEGRIAEIFLDKIKKGAHCITDEDVVGVKAVMGTPDQFEEGNDTNTQQQQSAASNDPIYDSFRTRKRLFRDPDAKVLGGVCGGLGAYLNVDPVVFRIIFALLAIGGFGSGILVYFILWVVTPEANTAAEKLQMRGERVDVNNIRTAVQDEINATKAHLKDIKYEMRNFSQGRGRQVGNDIERFGRSLFDVLGRILIVLTKGFFFFLAVVILLILLFVGVMITVASPVLLPFKALLLAGTLQNLLFWPAVFLLLGVPVVGIIIFIIRKLTGVKQTNRYVGYTLSFLWFTGLICAILVGVSVAKDFRLRNTVKENFALVQPSKEKIVFKEAENLVQVEETFFDDDLKLADDTVIINNYRLSVEKSKNDSFYIEVQRSSRGRSIAQARTLAREISYPITQQDSVIYLPAGISIPRNSKFRDQRVRIIVRVPVNKQVEMDSKVRDHYHNWNWDWDNDWDDHHRWDDNDDNDDNNDNGVHVLKMTPDGIDKKDNNRVTDKDSLENNYRYKGKQERNTTPVEDTSKSANATSKGKVAFEGDAISYSLFNLLS; encoded by the coding sequence ATGAAAAAGATTATTAACATAAACCTGGCCAGCCGCCTTATTCCCATAGAGGATAGCGCATATGAGATATTGCGGCAATACCTGGACAGTTTGAAAAAATACTTTGCAAGGGAGGAAGGTGCGGATGAAATTGTGAGTGACATTGAAGGCCGAATTGCAGAGATCTTTCTGGATAAAATAAAGAAAGGTGCTCACTGCATCACTGATGAAGATGTAGTAGGCGTGAAAGCTGTGATGGGTACACCTGACCAGTTTGAAGAAGGCAACGATACAAATACCCAACAACAGCAGTCCGCTGCTTCCAACGATCCTATCTACGATAGTTTCCGCACCCGCAAGCGTTTATTCCGTGATCCGGATGCGAAGGTACTGGGCGGTGTGTGCGGAGGTCTGGGTGCTTACCTGAATGTAGACCCGGTTGTCTTCCGTATCATCTTCGCTTTGCTGGCGATTGGTGGTTTCGGTTCCGGCATACTGGTATACTTTATTCTCTGGGTTGTAACACCCGAAGCAAATACTGCCGCTGAAAAGCTGCAGATGAGAGGAGAGCGCGTAGATGTGAACAACATCAGAACTGCTGTACAGGATGAAATTAACGCTACCAAGGCCCACTTAAAGGACATTAAATATGAAATGCGAAATTTTTCTCAGGGCCGGGGAAGACAAGTTGGAAATGATATAGAACGCTTTGGCCGTAGCTTATTTGATGTGTTAGGCCGCATTCTTATCGTACTGACTAAGGGCTTCTTTTTCTTCCTGGCTGTAGTCATTCTCCTCATCCTGCTGTTTGTAGGTGTAATGATCACAGTTGCTTCTCCGGTCCTGCTGCCATTCAAAGCCCTGCTGCTGGCAGGCACACTGCAAAATCTGCTCTTCTGGCCAGCTGTATTCCTCTTGCTCGGTGTACCGGTTGTGGGGATTATCATATTCATCATCCGCAAGCTCACAGGAGTAAAACAGACTAACCGCTATGTGGGTTATACCCTCAGCTTCCTCTGGTTCACCGGTCTGATATGTGCTATACTGGTAGGGGTGTCTGTGGCCAAAGATTTCAGATTACGTAATACCGTAAAAGAAAATTTTGCCCTTGTGCAACCTTCTAAGGAGAAGATCGTCTTTAAAGAGGCAGAGAACCTGGTTCAGGTAGAAGAAACTTTCTTTGATGATGACCTGAAGCTCGCTGACGATACTGTTATTATTAATAACTATCGTTTGAGTGTCGAGAAAAGCAAGAATGACAGTTTCTATATTGAAGTGCAACGTAGCTCCCGGGGACGCAGCATTGCACAGGCAAGAACGCTGGCAAGAGAGATCTCTTATCCGATCACACAGCAGGACAGCGTGATTTACCTGCCTGCAGGTATCTCTATCCCAAGAAACAGTAAGTTCCGTGACCAGCGCGTACGCATCATTGTACGGGTACCGGTTAACAAACAGGTGGAAATGGACAGCAAAGTTCGTGACCACTACCATAACTGGAACTGGGATTGGGACAACGATTGGGATGATCATCACCGTTGGGACGATAATGACGACAACGATGATAACAATGACAACGGTGTACATGTACTGAAAATGACTCCTGACGGAATCGATAAGAAGGACAACAACCGTGTAACAGACAAAGATTCTTTAGAAAATAATTACCGCTACAAAGGAAAACAGGAGCGTAACACAACGCCGGTAGAAGATACCAGCAAGTCAGCGAACGCTACCAGCAAAGGAAAAGTAGCCTTTGAAGGAGATGCCATCAGCTACAGCCTTTTCAACCTTTTGAGCTAA